The following are encoded together in the Rhodopirellula bahusiensis genome:
- a CDS encoding DUF6807 domain-containing protein produces the protein MNPPRIRRFLRQLTQHACVAIAACSIASSATAANPEAAEAAATWETKTVASDSKGSKQQDVEIYRGGKLIARHHSSLLGTPGLYPLNSPSGLPLTRDYPMKAKGKYERDDHHHHRSLWFTHGIVNDLDFWLDKPTPHTGYVVQTSMSKEEGEDGITLTTNNDWNDPDGNRVLSDQRQWTFSESQGDTVIDLDVRLKATDGDVTFGDTKEGTLGVRVAGSMKVDAKLGGTGQNAEGLKDGAAWGKKSAWVDYSGPIQQAGSDEPSDWPTAGITMFYHPGNSQPDCYWHVRTYGLFAANPFGRHHFGQPEYEGVKIADGEHLDLHFRIVLHDGGFDREKSEQHFADYAETKPSL, from the coding sequence ATGAATCCTCCGCGTATTCGCCGGTTCCTTCGACAACTCACACAGCATGCTTGCGTTGCTATCGCAGCATGCTCGATCGCCTCCTCTGCGACAGCCGCGAATCCAGAGGCTGCCGAAGCCGCTGCGACCTGGGAAACCAAAACGGTTGCTTCCGATAGCAAGGGTTCGAAGCAACAGGATGTGGAGATCTACCGGGGTGGAAAATTGATCGCCCGTCACCACTCCAGCTTGCTCGGCACGCCTGGCCTCTATCCGCTGAATTCTCCCTCGGGTTTGCCGCTGACGCGTGACTACCCGATGAAGGCCAAGGGCAAGTATGAACGGGACGACCACCATCACCATCGTTCGCTGTGGTTCACCCACGGCATCGTCAACGACCTCGATTTTTGGTTGGACAAACCAACGCCACACACCGGCTACGTCGTGCAGACTTCGATGTCCAAAGAGGAAGGCGAAGATGGAATCACGCTGACCACGAACAATGATTGGAACGACCCTGATGGCAACCGTGTTTTGAGCGATCAGCGGCAATGGACGTTCTCCGAATCACAAGGCGACACCGTCATCGACTTGGACGTTCGACTCAAAGCGACCGATGGCGATGTTACATTCGGTGACACCAAAGAAGGCACGCTTGGTGTTCGGGTCGCGGGCTCGATGAAAGTCGATGCGAAACTCGGTGGAACCGGACAAAACGCAGAAGGTCTGAAGGACGGCGCCGCATGGGGCAAGAAGTCAGCGTGGGTCGACTACAGTGGCCCGATCCAACAAGCCGGTTCAGACGAGCCATCCGATTGGCCCACCGCGGGCATCACGATGTTCTATCACCCGGGCAACTCGCAACCTGATTGCTACTGGCACGTCCGGACCTACGGTTTGTTCGCAGCAAACCCGTTCGGCCGCCATCACTTTGGCCAGCCTGAATACGAAGGCGTCAAAATCGCCGATGGAGAGCACTTGGACCTTCACTTCCGAATCGTGTTGCACGACGGTGGCTTCGATCGCGAAAAATCGGAGCAACACTTCGCTGATTACGCCGAAACCAAGCCATCGCTTTGA
- a CDS encoding SDR family NAD(P)-dependent oxidoreductase, with protein sequence MNSPDPSAGDPSPASASTAFHPSGFRLDGRRVVVTGGTQGVGGAIARGLTRVGADVVLIGLQRDAAAEATLTACRDSGQRAELVLCDLSTSAETWIDQLLSQIDEVLPGVDTLVNNAGTFIDVPFLEMTTDRYQATMNLNVGAGYFLTQAFAKRWVTNQVAGRVLFTGSINGFLAEPDHTAYDTSKGAVASMVRSLCVSLAPHQIRVNSMAPGLVRTQLTDVVNHDAAIESWMQLHTPNGQIPSPDACVGAAIFLLSDVAAHVHGQTLLVDGGMSAWQQPDLPADH encoded by the coding sequence TTGAATTCGCCAGATCCATCTGCCGGTGATCCATCGCCGGCGTCCGCTTCCACGGCGTTTCATCCCAGCGGGTTTCGCTTGGATGGCCGCCGCGTTGTCGTCACTGGCGGCACGCAAGGAGTCGGCGGAGCGATCGCTCGTGGCCTGACCCGAGTCGGCGCGGACGTCGTTTTGATTGGACTCCAACGTGACGCCGCCGCGGAAGCAACCCTGACCGCTTGCCGTGACAGCGGACAGCGTGCGGAGTTGGTCCTGTGCGATCTTTCGACTTCCGCAGAAACCTGGATCGATCAACTGTTGTCACAAATCGACGAAGTGCTTCCGGGAGTGGACACGCTGGTCAACAACGCGGGCACCTTCATCGATGTTCCATTCTTGGAGATGACGACTGACCGATATCAAGCCACGATGAATCTCAACGTCGGGGCAGGGTACTTTCTCACCCAAGCCTTCGCGAAACGCTGGGTGACAAACCAAGTCGCTGGACGCGTTCTGTTCACCGGGTCCATCAATGGGTTCTTGGCAGAACCGGATCACACCGCCTACGACACCTCGAAGGGTGCGGTGGCTTCGATGGTCCGTTCGCTTTGCGTGTCGCTGGCACCGCATCAAATTCGCGTCAATTCGATGGCCCCAGGCTTGGTTCGAACACAGCTCACGGATGTGGTCAATCATGACGCTGCGATCGAGTCGTGGATGCAACTGCACACACCCAACGGGCAAATCCCGTCGCCGGACGCGTGCGTCGGAGCGGCAATTTTCTTGCTCAGCGACGTCGCAGCACATGTTCACGGACAAACACTCTTGGTCGATGGCGGCATGAGTGCGTGGCAACAACCGGACCTCCCCGCGGATCACTGA